In Clostridium sp. DL-VIII, the following proteins share a genomic window:
- a CDS encoding IS630 family transposase — MRKRLTVNTKHASYETIKALYKSEKNPKIKTRLLTILHLFEGKSSVEISLLLKQSDATIRTTIHRYNKFGLEGLKDLEHAPKKTILTSDELAIVDNILKESPYNSGLNYNNWTGELLVNWVSLNFNKKISLGTAYNIFSRLNYSKTRAKRLSNKIDKETLTNFREKLSNLIISKDENTVILYEDEAIITSEPSATAVWTKVGVQPIVKTLPGGTRKRAVIFGATNPETGDLIYKISDKGNSDNFKSFLKYGL; from the coding sequence ATGAGAAAAAGATTAACTGTTAATACAAAGCATGCATCTTATGAAACTATAAAAGCGCTATATAAAAGTGAGAAAAATCCAAAAATTAAAACTAGATTATTAACTATATTGCATTTATTTGAAGGAAAATCTAGTGTTGAAATTTCTCTTCTTTTAAAACAATCTGATGCTACGATTAGAACGACTATTCATCGATATAATAAATTTGGATTAGAAGGCTTGAAAGACTTAGAGCACGCCCCAAAGAAAACAATTTTAACATCAGATGAACTTGCTATTGTTGATAATATTTTAAAAGAATCCCCCTATAATTCCGGTCTCAATTATAATAATTGGACTGGTGAACTTCTTGTAAATTGGGTAAGTTTAAACTTCAATAAAAAAATTTCACTTGGTACAGCTTATAATATATTTTCTAGACTTAACTACTCAAAAACTAGAGCTAAAAGATTAAGTAATAAAATTGATAAAGAAACTTTAACTAATTTTAGAGAAAAACTATCGAATTTGATAATATCAAAAGACGAAAATACTGTGATTCTCTATGAAGATGAAGCTATTATAACATCAGAGCCGTCTGCGACTGCCGTTTGGACTAAAGTCGGAGTTCAGCCTATAGTTAAAACTTTACCAGGTGGCACAAGAAAAAGAGCTGTTATATTTGGTGCTACTAACCCTGAGACCGGTGATCTTATCTATAAGATTTCTGATAAAGGAAATTCAGATAATTTTAAGTCTTTTTTAAAATACGGTCTCTGA
- a CDS encoding DUF421 domain-containing protein codes for MNLANINIPYLLTRITLIFLVLLILTRILGKKQMSHLTFFNYITGITIGSISANMIHELDESFIEDLISLIWWCILTLLLEYIGLKFGKLRQLIDGQPTILIKKGKIIKDELKANRVNIDDLSMMLRKQNIFSIKEVEYAILEPIGNLSIMKKPQEQQITKSDMSIPLSTLKYLPSEIIVDGKIIQANLKELNLSETWLEAELKRQNISSIKDIFYAEIQSDGTLFIDKNYS; via the coding sequence ATGAATCTAGCAAATATAAATATACCCTACTTATTAACTAGGATAACTTTAATATTTTTAGTATTGTTAATCTTAACACGAATATTAGGTAAAAAACAAATGAGCCATTTAACATTTTTTAACTACATTACTGGAATTACAATTGGTTCTATTTCAGCTAATATGATTCATGAATTAGATGAATCCTTCATAGAGGATTTAATAAGCTTGATTTGGTGGTGCATCTTAACTCTTTTACTTGAATATATTGGATTAAAATTCGGAAAATTAAGGCAATTAATTGATGGTCAGCCAACCATATTAATAAAGAAAGGTAAGATAATTAAAGACGAATTAAAAGCAAATCGTGTTAATATAGATGATCTATCCATGATGCTCAGAAAACAAAATATTTTTTCTATCAAAGAAGTAGAATATGCAATATTGGAGCCTATAGGCAATTTAAGTATAATGAAAAAGCCTCAAGAACAACAAATAACTAAATCTGATATGAGTATTCCATTATCTACTTTAAAATACCTGCCATCTGAAATTATTGTTGATGGTAAGATAATCCAGGCTAATTTAAAAGAATTAAACTTAAGTGAAACTTGGCTAGAAGCTGAACTAAAAAGACAAAATATATCTTCTATAAAAGATATATTCTATGCTGAAATCCAAAGTGATGGCACGCTTTTTATAGACAAAAACTACTCCTGA